In the genome of Telluria mixta, the window GTCCTGTCATAAACGACACAGGCCGCGCTAAAATTTCCATAGCGAAACATTTTTAACTATAATGTCGCGTGATCGTTGACGTTTGTCTTCACGTTCGCGTCTTGGCGCCCGGCACCAGTACCGGCCGCCCTGAGTGTGTAAACCGATCGGCTGGACTGGCGCTTCCGTGGGAACACGAGAAGCGACGGGCCGATCCCTACCAGATAACTATGTCATTCAATACTCTCGGTCTGTCCGACGCCATCGTGCGCGCCGTCACTGAAGCGGGCTATACCGCTCCGACTCCGATCCAGGCCAAGGCGATCCCCGCCGTGCTGGGCGGAGGCGACCTGCTGGCTGGCGCCCAGACCGGCACCGGCAAGACCGCCGGCTTCACACTGCCCGTGCTGCACCGCCTGTCGACCGACAAGTTCGGCGCCGCGCTGACCAGCAAGACGTCCAAGCGCCCGATCCGCGCCCTCGTACTCGCCCCGACCCGCGAACTCGCGGCCCAGGTCGAGGAAAACGTGCGCATGTACGCCAAGCACACGAACCTGAACTCGGCCGTGATCTTCGGCGGCGTCGGCATCCATCCGCAGATCAAGCTGCTGGCGAACGGCGTCGACATCCTCGTCGCCACGCCGGGCCGCCTGCTCGACCACGTGTCCCAGGGCACGATCAAGCTCGACAAGATCGAGATCCTGATCCTGGACGAGGCCGACCGCATGCTGGACATGGGCTTCATCCACGACATCCGCAAAGTGCTGGCCGTGCTGCCGCCGAAGCGCCAGAACCTGCTGTTCTCGGCCACGTTCTCGGACGAGATCAAGGGCCTGGCCGACCGCCTGCTGGACAACCCGGCCATGATCGAAGTGGCGCCGCGCAACTCGACCGTCGAAGTCATTGCGCAGAAGATCCACCCGGTCGACCGCGACAAGAAGCACCCGATGCTGGCCCACCTGATCAAGACGCACGGCTGGAAACAGGTGCTCGTGTTTACCCGCACCAAGCACGGCGCGAATAAACTCGTCGAGCAGCTCGGCAAGGACGGCATCGGCGCGATGGCGATTCACGGCAACAAGAGCCAGTCGGCACGCACCAAGGCGCTGGCCGAGTTCAAGGACGGCAGCCTGACGGCGCTCGTCGCCACCGACATCGCGGCACGCGGCAT includes:
- a CDS encoding DEAD/DEAH box helicase, producing the protein MSFNTLGLSDAIVRAVTEAGYTAPTPIQAKAIPAVLGGGDLLAGAQTGTGKTAGFTLPVLHRLSTDKFGAALTSKTSKRPIRALVLAPTRELAAQVEENVRMYAKHTNLNSAVIFGGVGIHPQIKLLANGVDILVATPGRLLDHVSQGTIKLDKIEILILDEADRMLDMGFIHDIRKVLAVLPPKRQNLLFSATFSDEIKGLADRLLDNPAMIEVAPRNSTVEVIAQKIHPVDRDKKHPMLAHLIKTHGWKQVLVFTRTKHGANKLVEQLGKDGIGAMAIHGNKSQSARTKALAEFKDGSLTALVATDIAARGIDIDQLPHVVNYDLPNVPEDYVHRIGRTGRAGATGEAVSLVCVDEHQMLKDIEKLIKQTLPRQVIAGFEPDPTAKPQPIQLRSGVPGHPNRGRPGGNRGAGNGAGAAGGGKPRVQGAPAAGQRSGGNGGGNRNGGNGGNGGGRGQGRGPRPASAARSGGER